The following are encoded together in the Argopecten irradians isolate NY chromosome 5, Ai_NY, whole genome shotgun sequence genome:
- the LOC138323324 gene encoding uncharacterized protein isoform X1 codes for MEDVATEQQTSTENKPKSDATDTGYMLIDNEEVIVRQLRDIKQEFSSQIASVRRELEVQWEVLSRLLLFIAPITITWALTMFVRLAGNRAWEGYAAAVSCGVILSVLIFDLQGLLNVILEYANIRGNLGIPNTQSIATGPDVKPSVSQDKETNTDDNTELTNKDIRAKELPLSD; via the exons ATGGAAGACGTTGCGACAGAGCAGCAAACCAGTACGgaaaacaaaccaaaaagtGACGCAACAGACACAG GATACATGCTGATTGACAATGAAGAAGTTATTGTTAGACAACTTCGTGACATCAAACAGGAGTTTTCTTCTCAG ATAGCGAGCGTGCGGCGAGAGCTTGAAGTGCAATGGGAGGTACTCAGTCGTCTGCTCCTGTTCATAGCGCCAATAACCATCACGTGGGCGTTAACTATGTTCGTGCGTCTGGCTGGTAACAGAGCATGGGAG GGTTACGCTGCTGCCGTGAGCTGTGGAGTAATACTGTCGGTGTTGATATTTGACCTTCAAGGTCTCCTGAACGTTATTCTGGAGTATGCCAACATTCGGGGAAACCTTGGCATACCAAACACCCAGTCCATCGCGACAGGACCAGATGTGAAGCCATCTGTGAGTCAGGACAAGGAGACCAACACAGACGACAACACAGAACTAACAAACAAGGACATCCGAGCGAAGGAGCTACCACTATCTGACTAA
- the LOC138324337 gene encoding protein SON-like: MVTLADKDMMTLADKDMMTLADKDMMTLADKDIVTLADKDMMTLADKDMVTLADKDMMTLADKDMMTLADKDIMTLADKDMMTLADKDMVTLADKDMMTLADKDMMTLADKDMVTLADKDMMTLADKDIMTLADKDIMTLADKDMVTLAD; the protein is encoded by the coding sequence ATGGTGACACTTGCTGACAAAGACATGATGACACTTGCTGACAAAGACATGATGACACTTGCTGACAAAGACATGATGACACTTGCTGACAAAGACATAGTGACACTTGCTGACAAAGACATGATGACACTTGCTGACAAAGACATGGTGACACTTGCTGACAAAGACATGATGACACTTGCTGACAAAGACATGATGACACTTGCTGACAAAGACATAATGACACTTGCTGACAAAGACATGATGACACTTGCTGACAAAGACATGGTGACACTTGCTGACAAAGACATGATGACACTTGCTGACAAAGACATGATGACACTTGCTGACAAAGACATGGTGACACTTGCTGACAAAGACATGATGACACTTGCTGACAAAGACATAATGACACTTGCTGACAAAGACATAATGACACTTGCTGACAAAGACATGGTGACACTTGCTGACTAA
- the LOC138324338 gene encoding protein SON-like, translating to MVTLADKDMMTLADKDMMTLADKDMMTLADKDMVTLADKDMMTLADKDMVTLADKDMMTLADKDMMTLADKDMVTLADKDMMTLADKDMMTLADKDMMTLADKDMMTLADKDMTLADKDMMTLADKDMVTLADKDMMTLADKDIMTLADKDMMTLAD from the coding sequence ATGGTGACACTTGCTGACAAAGACATGATGACACTTGCTGACAAAGACATGATGACACTTGCTGACAAAGACATGATGACACTTGCTGACAAAGACATGGTGACACTTGCTGACAAAGACATGATGACACTTGCTGACAAAGACATGGTGACACTTGCTGACAAAGACATGATGACACTTGCTGACAAAGACATGATGACACTTGCTGACAAAGACATGGTGACACTTGCTGACAAAGACATGATGACACTTGCTGACAAAGACATGATGACACTTGCTGACAAAGACATGATGACACTTGCTGACAAAGACATGATGACACTTGCTGATAAAGACATGACACTTGCTGACAAAGACATGATGACACTTGCTGACAAAGACATGGTGACACTTGCTGACAAAGACATGATGACACTTGCTGACAAAGACATAATGACACTTGCTGACAAAGACATGATGACACTTGCTGACTAA
- the LOC138323324 gene encoding uncharacterized protein isoform X2 → MLIDNEEVIVRQLRDIKQEFSSQIASVRRELEVQWEVLSRLLLFIAPITITWALTMFVRLAGNRAWEGYAAAVSCGVILSVLIFDLQGLLNVILEYANIRGNLGIPNTQSIATGPDVKPSVSQDKETNTDDNTELTNKDIRAKELPLSD, encoded by the exons ATGCTGATTGACAATGAAGAAGTTATTGTTAGACAACTTCGTGACATCAAACAGGAGTTTTCTTCTCAG ATAGCGAGCGTGCGGCGAGAGCTTGAAGTGCAATGGGAGGTACTCAGTCGTCTGCTCCTGTTCATAGCGCCAATAACCATCACGTGGGCGTTAACTATGTTCGTGCGTCTGGCTGGTAACAGAGCATGGGAG GGTTACGCTGCTGCCGTGAGCTGTGGAGTAATACTGTCGGTGTTGATATTTGACCTTCAAGGTCTCCTGAACGTTATTCTGGAGTATGCCAACATTCGGGGAAACCTTGGCATACCAAACACCCAGTCCATCGCGACAGGACCAGATGTGAAGCCATCTGTGAGTCAGGACAAGGAGACCAACACAGACGACAACACAGAACTAACAAACAAGGACATCCGAGCGAAGGAGCTACCACTATCTGACTAA